In Neorhizobium galegae, the following proteins share a genomic window:
- the mutT gene encoding 8-oxo-dGTP diphosphatase MutT, with product MSDAPRKILLVAACALIDTDGRVLLAQRPEGKSLAGLWEFPGGKVEPGETPEETLVRELEEELGIQTKIPCLAPLTFASHTYETFHLLMPLYVCRRFEGIPTGREGQAIKWVRPNALRDYPMPPADEPLIPILQDLL from the coding sequence ATGAGCGACGCCCCCCGCAAGATCCTGCTCGTCGCCGCCTGCGCGCTGATCGATACCGACGGTCGCGTCCTTCTGGCGCAGCGTCCGGAAGGCAAGTCGCTGGCCGGTCTCTGGGAGTTTCCCGGCGGCAAGGTCGAGCCCGGTGAGACGCCCGAGGAGACGCTGGTGCGCGAGCTCGAGGAAGAACTGGGCATCCAGACCAAGATCCCGTGCCTTGCGCCGCTCACCTTCGCCAGCCACACCTACGAGACCTTCCACCTGCTAATGCCGCTCTATGTCTGCCGTCGCTTCGAAGGTATTCCGACGGGAAGGGAAGGGCAGGCGATCAAATGGGTGCGGCCGAACGCGCTCAGGGACTACCCGATGCCACCGGCCGACGAGCCGCTGATCCCGATCCTGCAGGATCTGCTCTGA
- a CDS encoding alpha/beta hydrolase family protein, producing MAITVERLKELLAFEEVSMTLADSSAEIHDGYILERLRFRLEDGAEVRGFLTRPSEGFLTRGPAIVYAHAHGARWDIGASELIDGRPALLDAPGPVLAREGYVALCIDMPTFGERAGVTEEAATKAALWHGKTLFGQMLSEQAAALTWLAGRPEVDPQRIGVSGLSMGATLAYFLAAIDPRVKATAHLCCYADFATLVKIGAHDLHGHYLTVPGLLKETSIGEIAGLVAPRPQLICIGCDDPLTPPAAVDCAFAETEAAYLKAQAIGALVFLPEVGVGHRETEAMRRATLAFFKGYL from the coding sequence ATGGCGATCACGGTTGAGCGATTGAAGGAGCTGCTTGCCTTCGAGGAGGTCTCCATGACGCTGGCGGACAGTTCGGCGGAGATCCACGACGGCTATATTCTCGAAAGGTTGCGTTTTCGGCTAGAGGATGGCGCGGAGGTCCGGGGCTTCCTCACCCGGCCGAGCGAAGGGTTTCTCACCCGCGGCCCGGCGATCGTCTATGCGCATGCACATGGCGCCCGCTGGGATATCGGCGCATCCGAACTGATCGACGGCCGACCGGCCCTGCTCGATGCCCCCGGGCCGGTTCTGGCGCGCGAGGGATATGTGGCGCTCTGCATCGACATGCCGACGTTTGGCGAGCGCGCCGGGGTGACCGAGGAAGCGGCGACCAAGGCGGCGCTCTGGCACGGCAAAACGCTGTTCGGGCAGATGCTTTCCGAACAGGCGGCGGCGCTGACCTGGCTCGCCGGCCGGCCGGAGGTCGATCCGCAAAGGATCGGCGTCTCGGGGCTGTCGATGGGGGCGACGCTTGCCTATTTCCTGGCGGCGATCGATCCGAGGGTGAAGGCGACGGCGCATCTGTGTTGTTATGCGGATTTCGCGACGCTGGTCAAAATCGGCGCCCATGATCTGCACGGGCATTACCTGACCGTGCCGGGGCTGCTCAAGGAGACCTCGATCGGCGAAATTGCCGGTCTGGTGGCGCCGCGGCCGCAGCTGATCTGCATCGGCTGCGACGACCCACTGACACCGCCGGCGGCGGTGGACTGTGCATTCGCCGAGACGGAGGCCGCCTATCTCAAGGCGCAAGCGATCGGTGCGCTGGTATTCCTGCCAGAGGTGGGTGTCGGGCACCGCGAGACGGAGGCAATGCGGAGGGCAACGTTGGCCTTCTTCAAGGGCTATCTGTAA
- a CDS encoding Flp family type IVb pilin, which translates to MRLFRFLLKNNSGATAVEYGLIASILAVTLFIALGSYYDLMNNMFGGIANIYEDATR; encoded by the coding sequence ATGCGCCTTTTCAGGTTTCTTCTGAAGAATAACAGCGGCGCAACGGCCGTGGAATATGGCCTCATCGCTTCAATTCTGGCGGTAACGCTGTTTATCGCGCTCGGCAGTTATTACGACCTCATGAACAACATGTTCGGCGGCATCGCGAATATATACGAGGACGCTACCCGCTAA
- a CDS encoding class I SAM-dependent methyltransferase: protein MEILFDEQLVSARRRRAIAAKDSNAAFLLDIAGRELADRLAVVERKFETAVELHGGTGIAAREALATGKVGTLSRVETDATFARPGDAFTTAPFEDVPLEPESVNLVLSPLSLHLVNDMPGTLIRIRRALKPDGLFLAAIPGSGTLQEMRDVLLSAEAELTGGASPRVIPFADVRDVGALLQRAGFSLPVVDAETYTVRYDSLFPLMRDLRAMGMTNPLAGRSRVPVTRRFFVRAAELYAERYSDPDGRIRATFSIIYASGWAPHESQQKPLKPGSAKMRLADALRRETE from the coding sequence ATGGAAATTCTTTTCGACGAACAGCTGGTGAGTGCACGGCGCAGACGCGCGATAGCCGCCAAGGACAGCAATGCCGCCTTCCTTCTGGACATTGCCGGCCGCGAGCTTGCAGACCGGCTGGCGGTCGTCGAACGGAAGTTCGAGACCGCGGTCGAACTTCATGGCGGAACCGGCATCGCCGCTCGCGAAGCGCTGGCCACCGGCAAGGTCGGCACCTTGAGCCGCGTCGAGACCGATGCCACCTTCGCAAGGCCCGGAGACGCCTTCACCACGGCTCCATTCGAAGACGTCCCCCTGGAACCCGAATCCGTCAATCTGGTCCTGTCGCCGCTCTCGCTGCACCTGGTCAACGACATGCCCGGCACGCTGATCCGCATCCGCCGGGCGCTGAAGCCCGACGGGCTTTTTCTGGCGGCGATCCCCGGCTCGGGCACGCTGCAGGAAATGCGCGACGTCCTTCTCTCTGCCGAGGCGGAACTGACCGGTGGCGCGAGCCCCCGCGTCATTCCGTTTGCCGATGTCCGCGATGTCGGCGCCCTGCTGCAGCGGGCCGGCTTCTCGCTGCCGGTCGTCGATGCCGAGACCTACACGGTGCGTTACGACTCGCTCTTCCCGCTGATGCGCGATTTACGCGCCATGGGCATGACCAACCCCCTCGCAGGCCGCAGCCGCGTGCCGGTCACGAGGCGTTTCTTCGTAAGGGCTGCAGAGCTTTATGCGGAACGTTATTCCGATCCGGACGGCCGCATCCGCGCCACGTTCTCGATCATCTACGCATCCGGCTGGGCCCCGCACGAAAGCCAGCAGAAGCCGTTGAAGCCGGGTTCGGCCAAGATGCGGCTGGCCGATGCGTTGCGCAGGGAAACGGAATAG
- the grxC gene encoding glutaredoxin 3, with protein MAEVTIYTREYCGYCARAKALLDTKGVAYTEHDATYSQELRQEMIGKANGRSTFPQIFIDGTHVGGCDDLHALDRAGKLDPMLAH; from the coding sequence ATGGCAGAGGTCACTATCTATACCCGCGAATATTGCGGTTACTGCGCGCGCGCAAAAGCTTTGCTGGACACCAAGGGTGTGGCCTATACCGAGCATGACGCCACCTATTCGCAGGAACTGCGTCAGGAGATGATCGGCAAGGCGAACGGTCGCTCGACCTTCCCGCAGATCTTTATCGACGGCACACATGTCGGCGGCTGCGACGATCTGCACGCACTCGACCGGGCCGGCAAGCTGGACCCGATGCTGGCGCACTGA
- a CDS encoding carbon-nitrogen hydrolase family protein, translating to MAFKAAAIQMCSGVDPEKNAADMARLVREAAAHGAIYIQTPEMTGFLRRDRKAMRAVLRDEAGDIIVSTARSLASELGIHLHVGSTAIAVDGGKIANRAFLFAPSGRQVCTYDKIHMFDVDLDNGESWRESSAYEPGSEARVVDLPFGKLGFAICYDVRFPQLFRTEALAGAEILTVPAAFTRQTGEAHWEILLRARAIENGAFVIAAAQAGVHEDGRETFGHSMIVDPWGRVLASAGGSGEGVVLAEIDIAAVAAARGKIPNLKNAREFSLDAVTDAAGEVAA from the coding sequence ATGGCTTTCAAAGCTGCCGCCATCCAGATGTGCTCCGGCGTCGATCCGGAAAAGAACGCTGCCGACATGGCGCGGCTGGTGCGGGAAGCTGCGGCTCACGGCGCGATCTATATCCAGACCCCGGAGATGACCGGCTTCCTGCGGCGGGACCGCAAGGCCATGCGTGCCGTGCTGCGCGACGAGGCAGGCGATATCATCGTTTCGACCGCCCGCAGCCTCGCGAGCGAACTCGGCATCCATCTGCATGTCGGCTCGACGGCGATTGCGGTCGATGGCGGCAAGATCGCCAACCGCGCCTTCCTCTTTGCGCCCAGCGGCCGGCAGGTCTGCACCTATGACAAGATTCATATGTTCGATGTCGATCTGGACAATGGCGAGAGCTGGCGCGAAAGCTCGGCCTACGAGCCCGGCAGCGAAGCGCGCGTCGTCGACCTGCCGTTCGGCAAGCTCGGTTTTGCGATCTGCTACGACGTCCGTTTTCCGCAGCTTTTCCGGACAGAAGCCTTGGCCGGGGCCGAAATCCTGACCGTGCCGGCCGCCTTCACCCGCCAGACCGGCGAGGCCCATTGGGAAATCCTGCTGCGTGCCCGTGCGATCGAGAACGGTGCCTTCGTGATCGCCGCCGCTCAGGCCGGCGTGCATGAAGACGGCCGCGAGACATTTGGCCATTCGATGATCGTCGATCCCTGGGGCAGGGTGCTGGCATCCGCCGGCGGCAGCGGCGAGGGCGTCGTGCTGGCCGAGATCGATATTGCCGCCGTTGCTGCGGCGCGGGGGAAGATCCCGAACCTCAAGAACGCCCGCGAGTTCTCGCTCGATGCGGTTACGGACGCGGCGGGAGAGGTGGCCGCTTGA
- a CDS encoding carbohydrate ABC transporter permease has product MSTTSLTDRLGSLLMAPVHLLMRIIDIPLRAVQKAAGIGGMAAVFLAPNMLIFGIFVLLPLVINFVYSMTGGTAFFLSERNFVGAEQYQRLFTCTNYLDPMSCQEDAFWAAVGNTFWFVILQVALMIGLSLITALILNRDLAARSFWRAVFFFPVLLSPVVVGLIWKWILQRQGLLNFGLYQFGIEPYTWLTDRNWTFIATIGVSIWAHMGLYTLILLAGLQAIPKDLYEAAEMDGTKPARVFRRITLPLLAPNLLVVVVLALIKAVQIFDEVYVLTGGGPGTSTLYLTQYIYETGFASTLRNPGLAAAASILMGLVLVVLTLIQLGIGQRGEKKGKR; this is encoded by the coding sequence ATGAGCACGACGTCTCTCACAGACCGTCTCGGCAGCCTTCTCATGGCGCCCGTGCATCTCCTGATGCGCATCATCGACATACCGCTCCGCGCCGTCCAGAAAGCGGCCGGCATCGGCGGCATGGCGGCCGTGTTCCTCGCCCCGAACATGCTGATCTTCGGCATTTTCGTGCTCCTGCCCCTCGTCATCAACTTCGTCTATTCGATGACCGGCGGCACAGCCTTCTTCCTTTCCGAGCGCAATTTCGTCGGCGCCGAGCAGTATCAGCGCCTCTTCACCTGCACGAACTACCTCGACCCGATGTCCTGCCAGGAGGATGCCTTCTGGGCCGCCGTCGGCAACACGTTCTGGTTCGTGATCCTGCAGGTGGCGCTGATGATCGGCCTGTCGCTGATTACGGCATTGATCCTCAACCGCGATCTCGCCGCCCGCTCCTTCTGGCGCGCCGTGTTCTTTTTCCCGGTCCTCCTGTCGCCCGTCGTGGTCGGCCTGATCTGGAAGTGGATCCTGCAGCGCCAGGGCCTCCTGAATTTCGGCCTCTACCAGTTCGGCATCGAGCCCTATACCTGGCTTACCGACCGCAACTGGACCTTCATCGCCACGATCGGCGTCTCGATCTGGGCGCATATGGGCCTCTACACTCTGATCCTGCTCGCCGGCCTGCAGGCGATCCCGAAGGATCTCTATGAAGCTGCCGAGATGGACGGCACCAAGCCGGCGCGCGTCTTCCGGCGCATCACGCTGCCGCTTCTCGCGCCGAACCTTCTGGTCGTCGTGGTCCTCGCCCTGATCAAGGCCGTGCAGATCTTCGACGAGGTCTACGTGCTGACCGGCGGCGGTCCGGGCACCAGCACGCTCTATCTGACCCAGTACATCTACGAGACCGGCTTTGCCTCGACGCTCCGCAATCCGGGCCTTGCCGCAGCCGCCTCGATCCTGATGGGCCTCGTGCTCGTCGTCCTGACACTGATCCAGCTCGGCATAGGCCAGCGTGGCGAAAAGAAGGGGAAACGCTGA
- a CDS encoding ComF family protein, with the protein MSAEPNVNALRLLGSFAVGWTKWVGDLVYPPTCPGCGVRTGAHQGFCPACWREIRFIERPYCETLGLPFSYDPGPGILSAQAIAEPPVFDRLRSAAIFEGAARDLVHSLKYRDRTDLARMMAGWMLRASDGYVSNCDGILPVPLHRSRFASRKFNQAAELARHLSRKSGQPFLPSTLIRVKRTNRQVGLSVRAREDNMRAAFEIAPGHEDRVFGKRLVLVDDVYTTGATVSSATRALRRAGAAEVTVLTFAMAIAGPI; encoded by the coding sequence ATGTCCGCCGAGCCCAACGTCAATGCGCTGCGACTTTTAGGATCGTTTGCCGTGGGGTGGACGAAATGGGTGGGCGATCTCGTCTATCCTCCGACCTGCCCCGGCTGCGGTGTGCGAACGGGCGCGCATCAGGGCTTCTGCCCCGCCTGCTGGCGGGAGATCCGGTTCATCGAGCGGCCCTATTGCGAGACGCTCGGCCTGCCGTTCTCCTACGATCCGGGGCCTGGCATTCTGTCGGCGCAGGCGATTGCCGAACCGCCCGTCTTCGACCGCCTGCGCTCCGCGGCAATCTTCGAGGGCGCGGCCCGCGACCTCGTCCATTCGCTGAAATACCGCGACCGCACCGATCTCGCGCGCATGATGGCCGGCTGGATGCTGCGCGCCTCCGATGGTTACGTCTCTAACTGCGACGGCATCCTGCCGGTGCCGCTGCATCGCTCGCGTTTCGCCTCGCGGAAATTCAATCAGGCGGCAGAGCTTGCCCGGCATCTGTCGCGAAAATCCGGCCAGCCGTTCCTGCCGTCCACGCTCATCCGCGTCAAACGCACGAACCGGCAGGTGGGGCTTTCGGTGCGGGCCCGGGAGGACAATATGCGGGCGGCCTTCGAGATCGCGCCGGGCCATGAGGATCGCGTCTTCGGCAAGCGGCTGGTGCTGGTCGACGACGTCTATACGACCGGGGCGACGGTTTCATCCGCCACTCGCGCATTGAGGCGAGCGGGCGCCGCCGAGGTCACGGTTTTGACCTTTGCAATGGCTATTGCCGGGCCTATATGA
- a CDS encoding ABC transporter substrate-binding protein → MKTKSLLAGAALALLMSTAAHAGDVRIMWYSDGVEGDVMKDLVGRFMKENPGINVILDNVAYSVIKDQLPVQLEAGNGPDIARVTAIKDLSRHWLDLRPLVKDAKYWDDNFGAQADWMRPDGSKQISGFMTQITLTGGYANKTLFDQAGVPLPGPKATWEEWAAASKKVKDSQKLPFAMAIDRSGHRLTAPLLSYGANYVGKDGKPAPLDKGAKDFLTKFVGWVGEGSFAKDVWVSAAGSTYRAAAEDFINGQLAFYYSGSWQVANLTTKIGNSFDWVATGSPCGPAACTGMPGGAALVAVKYTKNPKDVAAVMDWFAQEKVVKEFSERTLFLPGHKGVVDKGGLDFKTDNAFAKAALTKYVEASKTTADTALKLPGWRWSDTVYAAIVTRVGQTLAGELKLDDAFTRIDADIAQKVKDSGL, encoded by the coding sequence ATGAAAACCAAATCGCTTCTGGCGGGCGCTGCGCTCGCCCTTCTCATGTCGACGGCAGCACATGCCGGCGACGTGCGGATCATGTGGTATTCGGACGGCGTCGAAGGCGACGTCATGAAGGACCTCGTCGGCCGTTTCATGAAGGAAAACCCGGGCATCAACGTCATCCTCGACAACGTTGCCTACAGCGTCATCAAGGACCAGCTGCCCGTGCAGCTCGAAGCCGGCAACGGCCCGGACATCGCCCGCGTCACGGCGATCAAGGACCTCTCCAGGCACTGGCTCGACCTGCGCCCGCTGGTCAAGGACGCCAAGTACTGGGACGATAATTTCGGCGCCCAGGCCGACTGGATGCGTCCGGACGGCTCCAAGCAGATCTCCGGCTTCATGACGCAGATCACCCTGACCGGCGGTTATGCCAACAAGACCCTGTTCGACCAGGCGGGCGTTCCGCTTCCAGGCCCCAAGGCCACCTGGGAAGAATGGGCGGCTGCTTCCAAAAAGGTCAAGGATAGCCAGAAGCTTCCGTTCGCCATGGCGATCGACCGCTCCGGCCACCGCCTGACTGCTCCGCTCCTGTCCTACGGCGCCAACTATGTCGGCAAGGACGGCAAGCCGGCTCCGCTCGACAAGGGCGCCAAGGACTTCCTGACCAAGTTCGTCGGTTGGGTCGGCGAAGGCTCCTTTGCCAAGGACGTCTGGGTCTCGGCTGCCGGCTCGACCTACCGTGCCGCGGCCGAAGATTTCATCAACGGCCAGCTCGCCTTCTATTATTCCGGTTCCTGGCAGGTGGCGAACCTCACCACCAAGATCGGCAACAGCTTTGACTGGGTGGCGACCGGCAGCCCCTGCGGCCCGGCAGCCTGCACCGGCATGCCCGGCGGCGCGGCACTCGTCGCCGTGAAATATACCAAGAACCCGAAGGACGTCGCCGCCGTCATGGACTGGTTCGCCCAGGAGAAAGTCGTCAAGGAATTCTCCGAGCGCACCCTCTTCCTGCCTGGCCACAAGGGCGTCGTCGACAAGGGCGGCCTCGATTTCAAGACCGACAACGCCTTCGCCAAGGCTGCCCTGACCAAATATGTCGAGGCATCCAAGACCACGGCCGATACCGCCCTGAAGCTGCCCGGCTGGCGCTGGTCCGACACGGTCTATGCCGCGATCGTCACCCGCGTCGGTCAGACGCTGGCCGGCGAACTGAAACTCGATGACGCTTTCACGCGCATCGACGCCGACATCGCCCAGAAGGTCAAGGACAGCGGCCTTTGA
- a CDS encoding DUF1178 family protein: MIKYSLSCDNAHTFEGWFSESADFDRQVASGFLTCPVCNSASISKTLMAPSVSTARKKEEKQAMVMDLARQEAIAKLKEAVAAIRANAEDVGEKFPEEARKIHYGEADARGIIGQASLGEVRELLDEGIEIAPLPIIPEDAN, translated from the coding sequence TTGATCAAGTATTCCCTCTCCTGCGACAATGCCCACACGTTCGAAGGCTGGTTCTCGGAAAGCGCCGATTTCGACCGGCAGGTGGCGAGCGGGTTCCTCACCTGTCCGGTCTGCAATTCCGCCTCGATCTCCAAGACGCTGATGGCGCCCTCTGTTTCGACCGCCCGAAAGAAGGAAGAGAAGCAGGCGATGGTGATGGATCTCGCCCGCCAGGAGGCTATCGCCAAGCTCAAGGAAGCGGTTGCGGCGATCAGGGCCAATGCCGAGGACGTCGGCGAAAAGTTTCCCGAGGAAGCCCGCAAGATTCACTATGGCGAGGCGGATGCCCGCGGCATCATCGGCCAGGCGAGCCTCGGCGAGGTGCGCGAACTGCTCGACGAGGGCATTGAGATCGCGCCGCTGCCGATCATTCCCGAAGACGCGAACTGA
- a CDS encoding carbohydrate ABC transporter permease: MGVASRFILRRRGGKSWHWTDIVTWVWLVGGLIIMFGPAVWLAFSSFKTPAALAEFPPSILPYVTSQATVQGYDKPLQLFEAKMPDGSTKVLAEVRRIGLVAQMVDPTTPGEIVRVNINDRTPVRSVSFATENYTTPFTQFDFLRYLWNSVFVTVTATLITLIVNSMAAFALSKYEFRGRSLAMLIILATLMVPLSVIMVPLYSIISSLGLFNNLWGVILPTVATPTGVFILRQYMLTIPDELIDAARMDKASEWQIYWRIVLPLTAPALAVLAIFSVVWRWNDFLWPLIVLSRRELYTLQVGLSIYSGELNVQWHFILAMTVVTMIPVVLVFIFLQRFITTGIAGTGLK, from the coding sequence ATGGGTGTCGCCTCTCGCTTCATTCTGCGCCGCCGCGGCGGCAAAAGCTGGCACTGGACGGATATCGTCACCTGGGTCTGGCTCGTCGGCGGCCTGATCATCATGTTCGGCCCGGCCGTCTGGCTCGCCTTCTCGTCCTTCAAGACGCCGGCAGCCCTTGCCGAATTCCCGCCGTCGATCCTGCCCTACGTCACCAGCCAGGCGACAGTCCAGGGTTACGACAAGCCGTTGCAGCTCTTCGAAGCCAAGATGCCGGACGGTTCGACCAAGGTGCTGGCCGAGGTGCGCCGCATCGGTCTCGTCGCCCAGATGGTCGATCCGACGACGCCCGGAGAAATCGTCCGCGTCAACATCAACGACCGCACCCCGGTACGTTCGGTCTCGTTCGCCACGGAAAACTACACGACGCCCTTCACCCAGTTCGATTTCCTGCGCTACCTGTGGAACTCGGTCTTCGTGACGGTGACGGCGACGCTGATCACCCTGATCGTCAATTCCATGGCCGCCTTCGCGCTGTCGAAATACGAGTTCCGCGGCCGCTCGCTCGCCATGCTGATCATCCTTGCGACGCTGATGGTGCCGCTCTCGGTGATCATGGTGCCGCTCTATTCGATCATCTCGTCGCTCGGCCTGTTCAACAACCTCTGGGGCGTCATCCTGCCGACGGTCGCGACACCGACCGGCGTGTTCATCCTGCGTCAGTACATGCTGACCATCCCCGACGAGCTGATCGACGCCGCGCGCATGGACAAGGCGTCCGAATGGCAGATCTACTGGCGTATCGTCCTGCCGCTGACGGCACCGGCGCTCGCGGTTCTGGCGATCTTCTCGGTCGTCTGGCGCTGGAACGACTTCCTGTGGCCGCTGATCGTATTGTCGCGGCGCGAACTCTATACCCTTCAAGTGGGGCTGAGCATCTATTCCGGCGAACTGAACGTCCAGTGGCACTTCATCCTGGCGATGACGGTCGTGACCATGATCCCGGTCGTGCTTGTCTTCATCTTCCTGCAGCGTTTCATCACCACCGGCATTGCCGGCACCGGCCTGAAGTAA
- a CDS encoding ABC transporter ATP-binding protein: MGEITLTKIKKSFGAVDVLKDIDLDIKDGEFIVFVGPSGCGKSTLLRTIAGLEKVTGGEIEIDGKRVNEVSAADRGLAMVFQSYALYPHMSVRQNLAFGLENSNMPKAEVAERITEAARMLEIEPYLERRPGQLSGGQRQRVAIGRAIVRRPTAFLLDEPLSNLDAELRVSTRAELAALHARLGSTMIYVTHDQVEAMTLAHRIVVMRAGKIEQVGTPLDLYNTPANRFVAGFIGAPHMNFLAGEVAELETGTATLTTAGGHRLLVPFSGHSLSVGDKLTIGIRPQHITLANDPGSLKVKVRLVEALGSETVIHADLQGEKLLAVVPGQKLISPGDEAYLSVAGAPLHLFDRNGLRVKGT; the protein is encoded by the coding sequence ATGGGCGAGATCACCCTCACCAAAATCAAGAAGTCCTTCGGCGCAGTCGACGTCCTGAAGGACATCGACCTCGATATCAAGGACGGCGAGTTCATCGTTTTCGTCGGCCCGTCCGGCTGCGGAAAATCGACCTTGCTGCGCACCATCGCCGGCCTTGAAAAGGTCACCGGCGGCGAGATCGAGATCGACGGCAAGCGCGTCAACGAAGTGTCAGCCGCCGACCGCGGCCTTGCCATGGTCTTCCAGTCCTATGCGCTCTATCCCCACATGAGCGTGCGCCAGAACCTCGCCTTTGGCCTTGAAAATTCCAACATGCCCAAGGCCGAGGTGGCCGAGCGCATCACCGAAGCCGCCCGCATGCTGGAGATCGAGCCCTATCTCGAACGCCGGCCCGGCCAGCTTTCCGGCGGCCAGCGCCAGCGCGTCGCGATCGGCCGCGCCATCGTGCGCCGCCCGACCGCCTTCCTGCTCGACGAGCCGCTGTCGAACCTCGACGCCGAACTGCGCGTCTCGACCCGTGCGGAACTCGCCGCTCTCCACGCCCGCCTCGGCTCGACGATGATCTACGTTACCCACGACCAGGTTGAGGCGATGACATTGGCCCACCGCATCGTGGTCATGCGCGCCGGCAAGATCGAACAGGTCGGCACCCCGCTCGACCTCTACAACACGCCCGCCAACCGCTTCGTCGCCGGCTTCATCGGCGCACCCCACATGAACTTCCTGGCCGGCGAGGTCGCCGAGCTGGAAACCGGCACGGCGACGCTTACGACCGCGGGCGGCCACCGCCTGCTCGTGCCGTTCTCGGGCCATTCCCTGTCCGTCGGCGACAAGCTGACGATCGGCATCCGCCCACAGCACATCACGCTCGCCAATGATCCGGGAAGCCTTAAGGTGAAGGTGCGCCTCGTCGAAGCGCTCGGCTCGGAAACGGTCATCCACGCGGATCTACAAGGCGAAAAGCTCCTCGCCGTCGTTCCCGGCCAGAAGCTCATTTCCCCGGGCGACGAAGCTTACCTCTCCGTCGCCGGCGCTCCGCTGCACCTGTTCGATCGGAATGGATTGAGGGTGAAGGGGACATGA
- the ubiG gene encoding bifunctional 2-polyprenyl-6-hydroxyphenol methylase/3-demethylubiquinol 3-O-methyltransferase UbiG: MTEAARSTIDPRTTIDQSEVDRFSAMAAEWWDPTGKFKPLHKFNPVRLAYLRDRICENFGRDPKSHLPLSGLRILDIGCGGGLLSEPIARMGATVVGADPSEKNIGIASTHAAETGTSVDYRAVTAEQLAEAGETFDVVLNMEVVEHVSDVNFFITTCANMVRPGGLMFVATINRTFKAGALAIFAAENILRWLPRGTHQYEKLVRPEELERPISSAGMDIIHRTGVFFNPLQDRWNLSPDMDVNYMMLAKRPA; encoded by the coding sequence ATGACCGAAGCCGCCCGCAGCACGATCGATCCCCGTACTACGATTGACCAAAGCGAAGTCGACCGGTTTTCCGCCATGGCCGCGGAGTGGTGGGACCCGACCGGCAAGTTCAAGCCGCTCCACAAGTTCAACCCCGTGCGCCTCGCCTATCTCCGCGACCGCATCTGCGAAAATTTCGGCCGGGATCCGAAGAGCCACCTGCCGCTTTCCGGCCTGCGCATCCTCGATATCGGCTGCGGCGGCGGGCTGCTCTCCGAGCCGATCGCCCGCATGGGCGCGACTGTCGTCGGCGCCGACCCGTCGGAAAAGAACATCGGCATCGCCTCCACCCATGCGGCGGAAACCGGAACCTCGGTGGACTACCGCGCCGTTACCGCCGAGCAGCTCGCCGAAGCCGGCGAGACGTTCGACGTCGTGCTGAACATGGAGGTCGTGGAGCACGTTTCGGACGTGAATTTCTTCATCACCACCTGCGCCAACATGGTCCGCCCCGGCGGCCTGATGTTCGTCGCCACCATTAATCGCACCTTCAAGGCCGGAGCGCTGGCGATTTTTGCCGCCGAGAACATCCTGCGCTGGCTGCCCCGCGGCACCCATCAATACGAAAAGCTGGTCCGCCCGGAAGAGCTCGAAAGACCGATCTCCTCAGCCGGCATGGACATCATCCATCGCACCGGCGTCTTCTTCAACCCCCTCCAGGATCGCTGGAATCTGTCGCCGGATATGGACGTCAACTACATGATGCTGGCCAAGCGGCCGGCGTGA